A genomic segment from Burkholderia plantarii encodes:
- the groL gene encoding chaperonin GroEL (60 kDa chaperone family; promotes refolding of misfolded polypeptides especially under stressful conditions; forms two stacked rings of heptamers to form a barrel-shaped 14mer; ends can be capped by GroES; misfolded proteins enter the barrel where they are refolded when GroES binds), producing the protein MAAKDIVFGDVNRAKLIEGVNVLADAVKVTLGPKGRNVVLERSFGAPVVTKDGVSVAKEIELADKLQNIGAQLVKEVASKTSDSAGDGTTTATVLAQAIVREGQKYVAAGLNPLDLKRGIDRAVIAAVEALKKISKPTTTSKEIAQVATISANGEESIGQRIAEAIDRVGKEGVITVEDGKSLADELDVVEGLQFDRGYLSPYFVNNPDRQIAVLDSPYILLHDKKVSNIRDLLPVLEQVAKAGRPLLIIAEDVEGEALATLVVNNIRGILKTVAVKAPGFGDRRKALLEDIAILTGGQVIAEETGLTLEKATLAELGQAKRIEVGKENTTVIDGAGDKASIEARVKQIRVQIEDATSDYDREKLQERVAKLAGGVAVIKVGGATEIEVKEKKDRVDDALHATRAAVEEGIVPGGGVALIRVKQAIRDVQGINADQNAGVKIVLRALEEPLRQIVTNAGEEASVVVAKVAEGSGNFGYNAATGEYGDLVESGVLDPTKVTRTALQNAASVAGLLLTTDATVHEAPKPAAPAAPGGAPGGPDLGF; encoded by the coding sequence ATGGCAGCCAAGGACATCGTATTCGGCGACGTGAACCGCGCCAAACTGATCGAGGGCGTGAACGTGCTGGCCGACGCCGTCAAGGTCACGCTCGGGCCGAAGGGCCGCAACGTGGTGCTCGAGCGCAGCTTCGGCGCGCCGGTCGTCACCAAGGACGGCGTATCGGTCGCCAAGGAGATCGAGCTGGCCGACAAGCTGCAGAACATCGGCGCGCAACTCGTCAAGGAAGTGGCGTCGAAGACCAGCGACAGCGCCGGCGACGGCACCACCACCGCCACCGTGCTCGCGCAGGCGATCGTCCGCGAAGGACAGAAGTACGTCGCGGCCGGGCTCAACCCGCTCGACCTGAAGCGCGGCATCGACCGCGCCGTGATCGCCGCCGTCGAGGCGCTGAAGAAGATCAGCAAGCCGACCACCACCAGCAAGGAGATCGCCCAGGTCGCGACGATCTCGGCGAACGGCGAGGAATCGATCGGCCAGCGCATCGCCGAGGCGATCGATCGGGTCGGCAAGGAAGGCGTGATCACGGTGGAGGACGGCAAGTCGCTCGCCGACGAACTCGACGTGGTGGAGGGCCTGCAGTTCGACCGCGGCTATCTCTCGCCGTACTTCGTCAACAACCCCGACCGCCAGATCGCGGTGCTCGACAGCCCGTACATCCTGCTGCACGACAAGAAGGTGTCGAACATCCGCGACCTGCTGCCGGTGCTCGAACAGGTCGCGAAGGCGGGCCGGCCGCTCCTGATCATCGCCGAGGACGTGGAAGGCGAGGCGCTCGCCACGCTGGTGGTCAACAACATCCGCGGCATCCTGAAGACGGTGGCCGTCAAGGCGCCCGGCTTCGGCGACCGCCGCAAGGCGCTGCTGGAGGACATCGCGATCCTCACCGGCGGCCAGGTGATCGCCGAGGAAACCGGCCTCACGCTCGAGAAGGCGACGCTCGCCGAGCTGGGCCAGGCCAAGCGCATCGAGGTGGGCAAGGAGAACACCACGGTGATCGACGGCGCCGGCGACAAGGCCAGCATCGAGGCGCGCGTCAAGCAGATCCGCGTGCAGATCGAGGATGCCACCTCCGACTACGACCGCGAGAAGCTGCAGGAGCGCGTGGCGAAGCTGGCGGGCGGCGTGGCCGTGATCAAGGTGGGCGGCGCCACCGAGATCGAGGTCAAGGAGAAGAAGGACCGCGTGGACGACGCGCTGCACGCCACGCGCGCGGCCGTCGAGGAAGGCATCGTGCCGGGCGGCGGCGTGGCGCTGATCCGCGTCAAGCAGGCGATCCGCGACGTGCAGGGAATCAACGCGGACCAGAACGCCGGCGTGAAGATCGTGCTGCGCGCGCTGGAGGAACCGCTACGCCAGATCGTGACCAACGCCGGCGAGGAAGCCAGCGTGGTGGTGGCGAAGGTGGCCGAGGGCAGCGGCAACTTCGGCTACAACGCGGCCACCGGCGAGTACGGTGACCTGGTGGAATCGGGCGTGCTCGATCCGACCAAGGTCACGCGCACGGCGCTGCAGAACGCGGCCTCGGTCGCGGGCCTGCTGCTGACCACCGACGCCACCGTCCACGAGGCGCCGAAGCCGGCCGCGCCGGCGGCGCCGGGCGGTGCGCCGGGCGGTCCGGATCTCGGCTTCTGA